The Mytilus galloprovincialis chromosome 7, xbMytGall1.hap1.1, whole genome shotgun sequence genome has a window encoding:
- the LOC143082467 gene encoding uncharacterized protein LOC143082467: MTTVEITAPVGGDTRLLALRVTPEQEIAIYAFFQINGWTIVTEEIAKKCENCGIGINGGDDPPTCHICQKAIENAEALLDETNEEENGEMSDTGDSQQNQPTIIQVQDAHGKKIVYVGNAMTVAKQAAPPPPVKTEIVTTNSVGTETRVPQSVAPKIYNVNNSAENRPYKCEHCGKHFRKKSHVVAHVRYHNGETLPKCNVCGKEFLYKHNLISHMTIHSGERPFHCTECQKTFRRKDDLQVHMRTHTGERPYVCDICGKAFTTQNQLPKHRRTHTGEKPYECEICHKCFRTKPHLEKHYRTHSGERPYPCEECGRAFSQNAHLMAHMRIHTGEKPYKCDLCEKAFKESKTLKKHKLIHENGMPYICTICGKGFLRSQNLDVHMCVHSDDLPKYKRKLLMKKKLMEEIEAESNQSFDNSNIETDIITEETIAEVETHIHEAEQAGQIIQVQNVEDHHIKEEQVAEVVTDGQDENSIANSLLTLVEMITSSNQDAHTTTSANGNSHVDLSNVQIDDPSQRQNIIITTSDGTQIQQQDTVMEDGSMQEVKTIFVDEHGREIGTSNENVVITSMGDTQVTTEQVIDSVTGQYVDGNTYVMEVEYVEQQ, encoded by the exons ATGACAACTGTAGAGATTACTGCTCCAGTAGGTGGCGACACCAGATTACTTGCCCTTAGAGTGACCCCAGAGCAAGAGATTGCCATTTATGCCTTTTTCCAGATAAATGGTTGGACAATAGTTACAGAAG AAATTGCCAAAAAGTGTGAGAATTGTGGGATAGGTATAAATGGTGGAGATGATCCTCCAACATGCCACATCTGCCAAAAAGCCATTGAAAATGCTGAGGCTTTACTGGATGAAACTAACGAGGAAGAAAATGGTGAGATGAGTGATACAGGTGACTCACAGCAGAATCAGCCAACTATAATTCAAGTACAAGACGCTCATGGGAAAAAAATTGTATACGTAGGTAATGCAATGACAGTGGCAAAACAGGCTGCACCCCCTCCTCCAGTCAAGACCGAGATTGTCACAACAAACAGTGTTGGTACAGAAACTAGAGTACCTCAATCTGTAGCACCAAAAATATACAATGTCAATAACAGTGCTGAAAATCGACCATACAAATGTGAACATTGTGGTAAACATTTTCGCAAAAAATCTCatgttgttgctcatgtaagATATCACAATGGGGAAACATTACCTAAATGTAACGTATGTGGGAAAGAATTCCTCTACAAGCATAATCTGATCTCTCACATGACAATCCACTCTGGGGAAAGACCATTCCACTGTACTGAGTGCCAGAAGACATTCCGTAGAAAAGATGACTTACAGGTCCACATGAGAACACACACAGGTGAACGTCCGTATGTTTGTGACATTTGTGGAAAAGCCTTCACAACACAAAACCAGCTTCCTAAACATCGTAGAACACACACTGGTGAAAAGCCTTATGAATGTGAGATCTGTCACAAATGTTTCCGTACAAAACCTCATCTGGAGAAGCATTATAGGACACATAGCGGTGAACGTCCTTATCCTTGTGAGGAATGTGGTAGAGCTTTCTCCCAGAATGCACACTTGATGGctcacatgagaatacatacggGTGAGAAACCTTACAAATGTGACTTGTGTGAGAAAGCATTTAAAGAGAGTAAGACATTAAAGAAACATAAACTTATCCACGAGAATGGTATGCCATATATTTGTACCATCTGTGGGAAAGGTTTTCTTCGATCCCAGAATTTAGATGTCCACATGTGTGTGCACTCTGATGATCTTCCGAAGTATAAACGTAAACTGTTAATGAAGAAGAAATTAATGGAAGAAATTGAAGCAGAATCTAATCAGTCGTTTGATAATTCCAACATagaaactgacataatcacagaAGAAACAATTGCCGAGGTGGAAACACACATCCACGAAGCTGAACAGGCAGGACAAATTATACAAGTACAGAATGTTGAAGATCATCACATCAAAGAAGAACAAGTGGCTGAAGTTGTTACTGACGGACAAGATGAAAATTCCATTGCAAATAGTCTCTTGACTCTCGTAGAAATGATCACTAGTTCTAATCAAGATGCTCACACAACTACTTCTGCCAATGGCAATTCTCATGTCGATCTTTCTAATGTACAGATCGATGACCCGTCACAGAGGCAAAATATCATCATAACTACTTCAGACGGAACACAAATTCAGCAGCAAGATACGGTCATGGAGGATGGAAGTATGCAAGAAGTTAAAACCATCTTTGTTGATGAACATGGCAGAGAAATTGGCACTAGTAACGAGAATGTAGTCATCACATCCATGGGAGATACTCAGGTAACCACAGAACAAGTCATTGACAGTGTTACTGGACAGTATGTGGATGGCAATACTTATGTCATGGAAGTAGAATATGTAGAGCAACAGTAA